A stretch of DNA from Halictus rubicundus isolate RS-2024b chromosome 13, iyHalRubi1_principal, whole genome shotgun sequence:
ACTTTTATTCTAATGTTTTAACTAAAAATGCAATGCAAATTTCATTTGGTTCAGGTAAATTCGTTGGCTCTCTATTCAGCTATACTCTTTGTTCTGGAGACtataatttttcatttgttGCAGAACGGAGTGGAGGAATGGCGTGTCATGTTCTGGATCTCGGCGGTAGTATTCACATCAGCGACAGTATTGTTCTGGCTGTTTGGTTCGGCCGAGATACAATCATGGAATGATACGAATGATCCCAAAACAGTGGCTAGCTCCGACGAGGAGAAACAGATGACTGAGATTCCTATAAAGGAAGTGGCGACGGAGGACGAGGGCGAAAACGAACGGCTTTAgctttaataattatttttaaacaacCGAACGGAGTGTAACAGACATTGGATAGGAATTATGAACCTACTACTTAAACACAGCAGCATTTCTCGAGGATCCTCGACGAATATTTTCTACTTCTTTGCTGCTACATGCAAAACGAACGAGATCAGTTTTATAAGTTGCACGCACATAACTGGTAAGCTATTTTTGAGACAATTATACAATAGcaattttcatacattcgttAATCTTAAAGTTTGTTACTTAATACCTCGAGTGTCCGGGACACGTACAACAATCAGCCTTTTATAGAATACAGTTAATAAACATAGAAAAAGATAATAGAGAAAGCAAGGATACCTAACTAGGGCAGGCATGTGCAACGCATTTTGCCCCGGAGCGTTTCGGATTGCCCCCGAGGGCAACGCTTCGGGGCGCATGATGTCAGTGGAAGATGAAATCTTGTCATTTCGGTGTTGAAGGTGACCAAAGATTGTCTATTTAGCTCTTCTTGTTTAAAATGTCCTAAACGGGTGTGGCTTTGTTGTTTTTGACCACAAAGGAGCCAGGACCGTGCCCTACGGGGCAACTTCTACTCTTGCCTGACCTAGGATGTTGTTAAAGACTATTTTGTCTTGTTGGCCATAACAATTTTTGGAGTCAATATGTACAGTCTGTACGAGTCCTTTTTTAGTAGACGCAGTCAATTACGAAAACCTACATGCACTTGCCACAATACGATTGCATCACGTTATGTGAATATTAGTTCGGTTTCTGGAAATGATGGTCCGTTTATGTAAATGTATGTAAATGTAAGTGTATGTAAATCTTCATGACTGTATATACAGGTGTCCAATGAagtattttccgcatttccaCGTGGAATTTTCAAAACATGTACCGTGAGCACGATATTTATTTTTGAGAACGCTTTTACACGGTTTTGtacttttacattttcaacaacAAATCAAATGCAATAATTGCGATTCAAGAACATTGTTTTCTAATGTTTGATATACTCATACATCCGTATTATATCTTGCAATGTAAATAAGCGTTCGTGGATCGACGATTATATTGTTATCCTGCAAAAAGAGGATTACAGTACTGATAAGTCATTAATTTCAACAGTCGATTAGATTGTTTAGAGTGTCACGAATATCAAAAAACTATTTTCAACTAATGATCAAACTGTTGAAATGTAATAAAAAGTATATTAAACATTGTTACGTATAAcaaaaaaaggaataaatgaACGATTACAATGTTTTGGCATATTGCGTTGGCAAGTTTTGTTTGTGCAAGCTTGAAATCATCTACAAATATTAGGATATTTGGAAGCGATAATATTACAGAAACTTGCGAAAATGAATACTCTTATCCGCATTTCTTGATTTTGTGCCAAATCATGCGTCGTACGTTTTAAGTAGAATCAATGTAGGTCATGGTAGCTTGGCGTCAGCAATGTCACAGCACTGCCAATAAATTATTTGCTATGCCTCCGGGTTCTAAGTGCGTGAACATTGTGCTATTCACGTGGCCCGAACGCTGAATATTAACCAACGGGATACAGAATAATTTATTGCAACGCTCGTCGTTTATTTAACGCTATTTTAAAGATGTCTGCGATTCAAACTTACAACGAGCGCGGTAACTTTTCGCTCGTACTTCTTCGAGACACATAGAATTTAGACGATTAATGATAATTAACTGTTACAATGTTACTTTATTTATAAACACTTTTGCAACTCCGACACGAACCGTGAAAGTCATGTTTACATTGTGATATGTATCGACtgttttataaatatacatgtGATACATAAATGTGAAGATGCATTCATCTTATTTTAGCTTTTAGCGCGTTCGCTGCTGCGCCAGCATCTTTTACATAGTAATTCTTTCTGTCGTTGTTTTATGATTTTCTCATGAAAATAGTTGAAGTACGAAACTGAAGACATTggcagaatttaaaaatatcattttattattctctgctttctaaaattgttaaaaggaaaaatacattttcattcaacTTCTGTTCTTCGCAGATGACTCGGACCATTTTTacattgcataaacatccataGTGTAGTAATCACTGTAATAAATTCTGTAGCTTCAATCTCATTAACCAGACAATGTGCTCAATGTTCCGACATTGaagcaaataatttatttgagtcATCCGTGAGAGTTCGACATCTGTGAGTGACATATAGGAATGATTTTGAAGTTGTCATTCGACTTCATATGAATCTGTGAACCATTCTGTTTGTACGTGCTGGTTGTGGGTAAGTGTAATCTCGAAAGAGGTTTACGAGTCTGCTCAATGCAGCAGGTGTTtgcgctgctgctgctgctgcttctgtTGATGCATGCAATGCACGGCGGCTGCGCGCACCCGCTTGTCCTTTTCTTGAACAGACAACAATTGCTGAAATGCTCGAGCGAGGAAGCCATGCAGCTCTCTTGACTGCAGAATGTGTTCTTCAGTATCTCCAAAGCGTTCGCTGTTTCCGATGATATAGGTTTTGGAGGGGCGCATCTATACTGGTCACATGATTGAGACTTTAGTTTATCTAATGAACTTATTGTTCTGCTTGCGCTGCTGCGGGTCTCTGCAAATTATAACATAGTTTTATATCTACGTCGTTGTTGCAAACCGAGTAGATGATGTATAAAAGATAGTAGACAAATCAGGAGACTGTACAAGTACTGTCatataacttttaaactaatGAAGATTTTTTTGAGATCGAGATGATATTTTTTTACTGATTATTTACATTCGAAACTATATCgctttaataataatttttggaaatttcaGCGAAGAATTTTGGAAGATTATTGTATCGGGCAAGGGATCAGCGCTTTGCACGGGGTAAGTTAAATTGTTATAACTTAAatcacaaatataaaataaatacaacAAATTGAACTTTTACCTCCAATCGATACTGGTTTCATCACGGTGGCATCGATAACATAGGACCACTCGTTAACAGATtctgaaacaaatttaatacagATTTCTGGTGAAATGAGAagcaagaaataatttttaaacgatCATGCCATTAAATTGCTACCTTGTGGCGCAATCTCAGGTTCCGGTAGCACGTCCATAGTGTCCCCAGAGTATCTTGAAGAATATTCCGAACTGCTCACGATTGATTTCACCGGTGGGAAAATTTTCTTCACAGGTGGAGGGGGTGGTTGAACTTTCATCTCCTTCTGCGAAAGCGTGGTGACGATGTAACACGGCTTGTACGCGAGTAGTATGTCCTGCGTACGAAGTATCTTCGGCTGTTCCCGAGGATCATCGTCTTCCCCGACTGCACAGTACTGGCAGACCGACGGTCGCCTGCAAATGGAGCAGACGACCTCTTTATCCTTGATCTTCTGAACCTCGGAGACTCCGCCTATGGTTGTCTGAGTGTAGaccgtttccgtttccgttttcgGCATGGAGTCGAGGATTTTCTGTCTTCTTCTTGCTAACACGTCATCCAATGGCTTCGCTGTTTAACGAAAATCATTTGGAAAATGTTACATACaagctttcatttttttttactcaTATGCaccgagaaaattcattttggaCGTTGCTTTCacttaatacattattttctaCAAGAAAAATGTCGTTTAGAAAAATAGAAGAGCCTAACTAACGATCTAGCATAACAGAAACAGGTACTAACGTTGCGATTCGATTTGCAGTTCTTCGAGCTTATCGATTATAGTCATCGTTCTCTTCAGGATAAAATACAAAACGCATTTGACCGCCTTCGGTGCATTATTGGAAACAACCTGACAAACGCATTCTAGCAAATCATCGATCAACGGTTCAACAACAAACGACCCCTCCATAGGATCGACAACAATCCCGTgtctcaattttttcaaaatatcctGCTCCTTTTCTCCGCTCAATCTGTAAGTAACTATAGTTTGCATAGTTTCGTCCTTCATAGGGAATTTCAGTCTCTCGGTgcatttatcaataatttcgttCATTATTTCGTCTACAACTGCTATCGCTTCGATTCCCTCCGACAGCCAATTTTCCAAATAATCGGAAACCATATTTTTCGTTTCGAAATAGTTCGACAAAAGCATGCTATTCGAGT
This window harbors:
- the LOC143360291 gene encoding uncharacterized protein LOC143360291: MTSEDEVWVQTRITVTPEDDATIREISKTAILSSSPDVPLLLDKIVYRRGTSQMHFLGTLDSEIATLETWPRVSLGSYVPRQDADNQTYLQGVPEVHISAEYRDEATQTLYMASPCPPLAYYKDIMTSMREAPMPMPMTTMATETIISFPADTPQDTVTEELSTKMTEEEIEEFACEFTEEENANMEIPDILNFVLERALWIIDPRIEKEIESSDKEVQTSIKFNNHTNMMIIDCETQTDLTCQPKDSNSMLLSNYFETKNMVSDYLENWLSEGIEAIAVVDEIMNEIIDKCTERLKFPMKDETMQTIVTYRLSGEKEQDILKKLRHGIVVDPMEGSFVVEPLIDDLLECVCQVVSNNAPKAVKCVLYFILKRTMTIIDKLEELQIESQPKPLDDVLARRRQKILDSMPKTETETVYTQTTIGGVSEVQKIKDKEVVCSICRRPSVCQYCAVGEDDDPREQPKILRTQDILLAYKPCYIVTTLSQKEMKVQPPPPPVKKIFPPVKSIVSSSEYSSRYSGDTMDVLPEPEIAPQESVNEWSYVIDATVMKPVSIGETRSSASRTISSLDKLKSQSCDQYRCAPPKPISSETANALEILKNTFCSQESCMASSLEHFSNCCLFKKRTSGCAQPPCIACINRSSSSSSANTCCIEQTRKPLSRLHLPTTSTYKQNGSQIHMKSNDNFKIIPICHSQMSNSHG